A single window of Oncorhynchus keta strain PuntledgeMale-10-30-2019 chromosome 34, Oket_V2, whole genome shotgun sequence DNA harbors:
- the LOC118367711 gene encoding mucin-17-like, with translation MPGESSRRSVPKETHPELGAEQTGLPEPDMTRHASTDSTPSDSGSSPSPSTPQKLLPSCTSPFGPRLVRATPSSSATPRPQPEGSDRRHSNTVRLSGTFGGHGPCGRRSGPVKMERIKVLMGSEVESDHKEPENMDTRVVMGQEALLKTKKTLTGKCPCGQSSQAIPLPGGPVLEVPKPPLEPQAEAGEKAQLDTGQERDNSPLTPKLEQEQERSPVLPISPLLTPLIPASHPSSEPITVDVSLMGSLSPLEAGLSPYGEMSFVCSMYAMPSLSEPAYPPAILSFTEPAYAVDPLRVGVPSSLDPDLYYTAPSTPIKMAARPLHLKHRSYPGSPASPLSPNSDSEDLCSPLTSPSGSYVTAEGGSWTSSTSPCTSPNLLLAEEVQEAPACFVSSLSEIGDEVGEDRGAVGERAEEKGGGAAEWRFCLYKGLAETVILEEEEVLRGEVRGRRSEEVTVSRGSCRPRWVTEDTSPLRSSSGRSTDSQEDGGESEGSLCPAEDALAGGQQYLSPLLQRGLELELQACVSEELYPPITNPDDDGADSPRLTSISFPFAPDMGNLSPHTSSVNPASSNLTMDTCSPDVSDGDNSSPYGEMGTFLLFPGSYSDDGEMEEEESMIPASLLNFPLHTSLLFQADSMEITLFPTEEGNEGGEGNDRNDVDAYAAGEEEGDVEDDDEDDEEEVEAKVEIEEAKVEIVIEEEVDEEEGEDVEDEEEEEEGEGKAVNDPAEEDNSASFLHSLSETSINEGLDESFCFHDDTDDSLDSASYNGEEDERLYSTERHAEPPTGPPTGSPTEPHQAKPQPETRPEAYSTELSQSQSRLSLLNPPGDKEPQPEDRPGPRPPQPALAPAQPAESAHPESSNSSSGSEMEISSESSDPPVPAPSQESPYVSTLTPKLSTTPYPAFTTPKTTPATVSTPQTKPESLSNPNTNRAPAPNAKSATVCTTNTNPATASTPQNNSATSSTFKTNPATVCTPEINPATVSTPNTNSAPAPNAKSATACTTSTNPATASTPKTKPGTCSTPNPAATPKTNPAATPNTNPAATPNTNPAATPNTNPAATPNTKPAATPNTKPAATPNTKPAATPKTNTAATPNTNPAATIEETASHSNPVILATQPSHNSPVTLATGAGQAKAVAEEVQAATVREEDKRSSAKREKDKQSGGDREKDKQSSGERRKDKQSSGERRKDKQSGGDREKDKQSSGERGKDKQSSGERRKDKQSGGDREKDKQSSGERGKNKQSGWERENNEQSTETSDEDQTEQTDRDSYKLLIKPRPSKSDTPRPKQKTSEPHKPLPRVFGVAAASVRSKPLLVSVLELDQKNANSSAEGVDSPQVLEGTTATNDLNKGVPLLSCPKEPNPSNIPVSSCPESSPDLADNLSLTPDICPCDPAQENLRENTLSTEDGGPGALGSPHTPLAVSPKRENSETDAGGRRGDGGLRADRRGLGAESGSWGAGEALSLSLGQGCGLEAQSLLLYEVEGHTIGQTIGQTLSGLPNVGTDEDEVGDIMGDEEDNNSLCGRPDKMADVELVGEGVPESNLSSWRSIEEISEAGGGEDGSSQFPEDDVSNLQSHPENKEEQENNNNVSVFLSSGMPTCMTLNALSEDVRHQSQSVCLRASLSNIPLTEVRSQAAAASDRPSPSTDSSTHQSDIRQPSLSMESPRTVSDQSPGSVEAAISRPNSNTDINPAVKQADPALSLLGGAFGSFSHKIRPSNSKSGRLAQETSRSLKKDTVENVQVSQETSLSVGKDTVEKVQIPQEISPSVSKDTVEKVQISQEISPSVSKDTVEKVQVSQESSISVGKDTVKKVQVSQNVFQSVGKDTVEKVQVFHETSPSMSKDIVENVQVFQETSLSVGKDTVEKVQVSKETSPSVGKDTVEKVQVSQETSPSVGKDTVEKVQVSQKTSPSVGKDTVDKVQVSQKTSPSVGKDTVEKVHVSQETFPSVRKDTLEKVQVSKETSLSVGKDTVEKVQVSQETSPSMGKYTVEKVQVSQETSASVRKDTVEKVQVSQETSPSVSKDTLEKVQVFQKSSLSVGKDTIASVKKLCSQPQPEETKPQTVSQKEGGGGQKTDRHIDQPKTSGALEEQESSVCISGEREVEEIAEERFSPTESVPEPAQRQTPEGELSTENAITPPQPGRRGKQSRNRPSQPRRQSPSGSGSADHPQEPALTAKTLEDTSPPGKQKNKNMRGQKSAADTRQRTPVKGKPEAESERRGENRNISRYPTPPSPTNLCPISPALLLNQEVNMEVHQEMLDNRPLPGCQTESRKDINDNNVGSGHISSSPPPLPSSSPPPLSPSSSPPPSTFTVQPDEDLPTPIQESQPLLTTVQPVTPLLDTQPQSTNLQAASATLSTTPIALPKHPPIPTESVRMSPTPYSFSSPPTSALPSTPSLTQPTQESLPRLEAPTTVPVLDIRCQAQPQPNLLTKPNRQIKPVQSQSPQDRDGMDTDSDDDDTAVPLRRHMTQPRGIVGNPSHKESGSSNQREILLHSSRQPTERQIDCPISHKDSQELELSFKYNLGSCNESESEGSVPELEEPEGVPLRSSEPQPISPADEGINRPKQSRSEKKARKAMGKLGLRPVHGVTRITIRKSKSILFVISRPDVFKSPASDIYIVFGEAKIEDLSQQVHKAAAEKFKVPVEASPLAPPAPPSLTIKEESEEEEVDEGGLEQRDIELVMAQANVSRSKAVHALRHNTNDIVNAIMELTM, from the exons ATGCCGGGGGAGAGCTCTCGAAGATCTGTCCCCAAAGAAACACATCCGGAGCTTGGAGCAGAGCAGACAGGCCTGCCTGAACCAG ACATGACCAGACATGCCTCCACTGATTCCACCCCTAGTGACAGCGGCTCTAGTCCCTCCCCCAGCACCCCTCAGAAGCTGCTGCCATCATGCACCTCTCCGTTCGGGCCACGGCTGGTTCGGGCCACACCTAGCTCCTCCGCGACCCCGCGACCCCAGCCTGAAGGTTCAGACCGTCGCCACAGTAACACGGTCCGACTTAGCGGGACGTTTGGAGGTCACGGACCCTGTGGACGCCGCAGCGGACCCGTGAAGATGGAGAGAATCaag GTTCTGATGGGCTCAGAGGTGGAGAGCGACCATAAGGAGCCAGAGAACATGGACACACGGGTGGTGATGGGCCAGGAGGCCCTGCTCAAGACAAAGAAAACCCTGACAGGGAAGTGCCCATGCGGGCAGAGCAGCCAGGCGATACCCCTGCCTGGAGGCCCAGTCTTGGAGGTCCCTAAGCCTCCCTTAGAGCCCCAGGCCGAGGCTGGAGAAAAAGCCCAACTGGACACAGGGCAGGAGAGAGACAATTCACCTCTGACCCCAAAGTTGGAGCAAGAGCAGGAGAGAAGCCCTGTCCTGCCCATTagccctctcctcacccccctcatccctgcctcccatccctcctcagAGCCAATCACAGTGGATGTTAGCTTGATGGGCAGCTTAAGCCCTTTGGAGGCAGGGCTGTCTCCCTATGGTGAAATGTCTTTTGTATGTTCCATGTATGCCATGCCCTCCCTGTCCGAGCCAGCCTATCCCCCTGCTATCCTGTCCTTCACTGAGCCGGCCTATGCCGTGGACCCTCTGAGAGTGGGTGTTCCCTCGTCCCTGGATCCTGACCTGTACTACACCGCCCCCTCCACCCCCATCAAGATGGCTGCTCGCCCCTTACACCTCAAACACCGCTCTTACCCCGGCTCACcagcctctcccctctcaccaAACTCGGACAGTGAGGACCTGTGCTCCCCCCTCACTTCCCCCTCTGGCTCCTACGTCACAGCGGAGGGGGGCAGCTGGACCTCTTCCACCTCCCCCTGCACCTCCCCCAATCTTCTCCTGGCAGAGGAGGTGCAGGAGGCACCTGCATGCTTTGTCAGCTCGCTGTCCGAAATCGGAGACGAAGTGGGGGAGGATAGGGGAGCAGtaggggagagggcagaggaaaagggaggaggagCAGCAGAGTGGCGGTTCTGCCTCTATAAGGGTCTAGCAGAGACTGTGatcctggaggaggaggaggtactgagAGGGGAGGTAAGGGGGAGAAGGAGCGAGGAAGTGACAGTCTCAAGGGGTAGCTGTCGCCCTCGCTGGGTGACAGAGGACACTTCCCCATTGAGGAGCAGCAGCGGCAGAAGCACCGACTCCCAGGAAGATGGAGGGGAGTCGGAGGGCTCTCTCTGCCCAGCAGAGGATGCTCTGGCTGGGGGACAGCAGTACTTAAGTCCCCTGCTGCAAAGAGGCCTGGAGCTGGAGCTGCAGGCCTGTGTGTCTGAGGAGCTTTACCCTCCCATTACCAACCCAGATGATGATGGAGCAGACTCCCCACGGCTGACCTCCATCTCCTTCCCCTTTGCCCCAGACATGGGGAACCTAAGCCCTCACACCTCCAGCGTCAACCCTGCCTCCTCCAACCTTACCATGGACACCTGCTCTCCAGATGTGTCAGACGGGGATAACTCCAGCCCTTACGGAGAAATGGGTACCTTCCTGCTGTTCCCAGGCTCCTACAgtgatgatggagagatggaggaagaggagagtatGATCCCAGCCTCTCTGCTTAACTTCCCCCTCCACACCAGTCTCCTCTTTCAGGCAGACTCCATGGAGATCACTCTCTTCCCCACagaggaggggaatgagggaggagagggaaacgaCAGGAACGATGTGGATGCGTACGCGgccggagaggaggagggggacgtggaggatgatgatgaagatgatgaggaAGAAGTGGAGGCTAAGGTAGAGATAGAGGAGGCTAAAGTAGAAATAGTTATAGAGGAAGAGGTggatgaagaggagggtgaggatgttgaggatgaggaagaggaggaggagggtgagggtaAGGCTGTAAATGACCCAGCTGAAGAGGACAACTCGGCCTCCTTCCTTCATTCACTGTCAGAAACTTCCATCAACGAAGGGCTGGATGAGTCCTTCTGTTTCCATGACGACACTGACGACTCACTAGACTCCGCCTCTTATAATGGCGAAGAGGATGAGCGACTGTACAGCacagagagacatgctgaaccaCCCACAGGACCACCCACAGGATCACCCACAGAACCACACCAAGCCAAACCTCAGCCTGAAACCAGACCAGAGGCCTACAGCACTGAACTGTCCCAGTCCCAGAGCAGACTTAGCCTACTCAATCCCCCAGGTGACAAAGAGCCCCAGCCTGAGGATCGTCCAGGACCTAGACCACCACAACCTGCACTTGCACCTGCCCAACCTGCGGAATCAGCCCACCCGGAGTCCTCCAACAGCAGTAGTGGGAGTGAAATGGAGATCTCCTCAGAGTCCTCTGACCCTCCTGTCCCCGCTCCTTCTCAGGAGAGCCCTTATGTCTCTACCCTTACCCCTAAACTTTCTACAACCCCTTACCCTGCCTTCACTACCCCAAAGACTACTCCTGCTACCGTGTCAACCCCTCAAACCAAGCCTgaatctctctctaaccccaacactaACCGTGCTCCTGCCCCTAATGCTAAATCTGCTACTGTCTGTaccactaacactaaccctgCTACAGCCTCAACCCCACAAAATAATTCTGCTACTTCCTCAACCTTCAAAACTAACCCTGCTACCGTATGTACACCTGAAATTAACCCTGCTACGGTCTCTACCCCTAACACTAACAGTGCTCCTGCCCCTAACGCTAAATCTGCTACGGCCTGTACCACTAGCACTAACCCTGCTACAGCCTCAACCCCCAAAACTAAACCAGGTACATGCTCTACCCCAAACCCCGCTGCTACTCCTAAAACTAACCCTGCTGCTactcctaacactaaccctgctgctactcctaacactaaccctgctgCTACTCCTAATACTAACCCTGCTGCTACTCCTAACACTAAGCCTGCTGCTACTCCTAACACTAAGCCTGCTGCTACTCCTAACACTAAGCCTGCTGCTACTCCTAAAACgaacactgctgctactcctaacactaaccctgctgCTACAATCGAGGAGACAGCGTCCCACAGCAATCCTGTCATCCTGGCAACCCAGCCATCCCATAACAGCCCTGTGACCCTGGCAACAGGAGCAGGGCAAGCCAAAGCAGTTGCAGAGGAAGTACAGGCTGCTACggtgagagaggaggacaaaAGGAGCAgtgcaaagagagagaaagacaaacagagcggtggagatagagagaaggacaAACAGAGCAgtggggagagaaggaaggacaaACAGAGCAgtggggagagaaggaaggacaaACAGAGCggtggagatagagagaaggacaAACAGagcagtggggagagagggaaggacaaaCAGAGCAgtggggagagaaggaaggacaaACAGAGCggtggagatagagagaaggacaAACAGAGCAGTGGGGAAAGAGGGAAGAACAAACAGAGcggttgggagagagagaataatgaaCAGAGCACAGAGACTTCAGACGAAGAccaaacagagcagacagacagggactcgTACAAACTACTCATTAAGCCACGCCCCTCTAAGTCAGACACACCCCGGCCTAAACAGAAGACCTCTGAGCCCCATAAGCCGCTCCCACGTGTGTTTGGGGTGGCAGCAGCTTCAGTCCGGTCCAAACCACTTCTGGTGTCAGTGCTGGAACTGGACCAGAAGAACGCGAACAGCAGCGCTGAAGGTGTGGACTCCCCTCAGGTCCTTGAAGGGACCACTGCCACCAACGACCTGAACAAGGGGGTCCCTCTGCTCTCATGCCCGAAAGAGCCTAACCCCAGCAAcatccctgtctcctcctgccCTGAGAGCTCACCTGACCTGGCTGACAACCTGTCCTTGACCCCTGACATCTGCCCATGTGACCCCGCCCAGGAGAACCTGAGGGAGAACACCCTGAGCACTGAGGACGGGGGCCCTGGGGCCCTGGGCTCCCCTCACACACCCCTGGCTGTCTCTCCCAAGAGGGAGAACTCAGAGACAGAtgcaggggggaggaggggggatgggggCTTGAGGGCTGATAGGAGGGGGTTAGGAGCAGAGTCCGGGTCCTGGGGGGCAGGGGaggccctatctctctctctggggcagGGCTGTGGGTTGGAGGCACAGAGCCTATTACTGTATGAGGTGGAGGGACATACAATTGGACAGACAATTGGACAGACACTCTCCGGGCTGCCCAATGTCGGCACAGATGAGGATGAGGTGGGTGATATAATGGGGGACGAAGAAGACAACAACAGCCTGTGTGGTCGGCCAGACAAGATGGCAGATGTCGAGCTTGTGGGAGAGGGAGTGCCAGAGTCCAACCTGTCCAGCTGGAGGTCCATCGAGGAGATAtcagaggcagggggaggagaggacggAAGCTCCCAATTCCCAGAGGATGATGTCAGCAACCTGCAGAGTCACCCGGAAAACAAGGAGGAGCAGGAAAACAACAACAATGTCTCAGTGTTCCTATCCTCTGGAATGCCAACCTGTATGACtctgaatgccctgtcagaggaCGTGAGACACCAGAGCCAGAGTGTGTGTCTGAGGGCATCTCTCTCAAACATACCACTCACAGAGGTGAGATCACAGGCTGCTGCAGCCTCCGATAGGCCATCACCATCAACTGACAGCTCAACACACCAATCAGACATAAGACAACCTTCCTTGTCCATGGAAAGCCCAAggactgtctcagaccagagccCTGGTTCAGTAGAGGCAGCAATTTCCAGACCCAACAGTAACACAGATATTAACCCAGCAGTCAAACAGGCAGACCCAGCTCTGTCTCTGCTGGGTGGGGCATTTGGATCCTTCAGCCATAAAATCAGACCAAGCAACTCCAAGTCAGGCAGACTGGCCCAAGAAACTTCCCGATCACTGAAGAAAGACACAGTAGAGAATGTCCAAGTCTCCCAAGAAACTTCTCTCTCAGTGGGCAAAGACACAGTAGAGAAGGTCCAAATTCCCCAAGAAATTTCCCCATCAGTGAGCAAAGACACAGTAGAGAAGGTCCAAATTTCCCAAGAAATTTCCCCATCAGTGAGCAAAGACACAGTAGAGAAGGTTCAAGTCTCCCAAGAATCTTCCATATCAGTGGGCAAAGACACAGTAAAGAAGGTCCAAGTTTCCCAAAATGTTTTCCAATCAGTGGGCAAAGACACAGTAGAGAAGGTCCAAGTTTTTCACGAAACGTCCCCATCAATGAGCAAAGACATAGTAGAGAATGTCCAAGTCTTCCAAGAAACTTCCCTATCAGTGGGCAAAGACACAGTAGAGAAAGTCCAAGTTTCAAAAGAAACTTCCCCATCAGTGGGCAAAGACACAGTAGAGAAGGTTCAAGTTTCCCAAGAGACTTCCCCGTCAGTGGGCAAAGACACAGTTGAGAAGGTCCAAGTTTCCCAAAAAACATCCCCATCAGTGGGCAAAGACACGGTAGACAAGGTCCAAGTTTCCCAAAAAACATCCCCATCAGTGGGCAAAGACACAGTAGAGAAGGTCCATGTTTCCCAAGAAACTTTCCCATCAGTGAGAAAAGACACATTAGAGAAGGTCCAAGTCTCCAAAGAAACTTCCCTGTCAGTTGGCAAAGACACAGTAGAGAAAGTCCAAGTTTCCCAAGAAACTTCCCCATCAATGGGCAAATACACAGTAGAGAAGGTCCAGGTTTCGCAAGAAACTTCTGCATCAGTGAGAAAAGACACAGTAGAGAAAGTCCAAGTTTCCCAAGAAACTTCCCCATCAGTGAGCAAAGACACATTAGAGAAGGTCCAAGTTTTCCAAAAATCTTCCCTATCAGTGGGTAAAGACACGATAGCAAGTGTGAAAAAACTCTGTTCCCAGCCTCAGCCAGAGGAGACAAAGCCACAGACGGTGAGCCAAAAAGAAGGTGGTGGCGGTCAGAAGACTGACAGGCACATTGACCAACCAAAGACGAGTGGGGCCTTAGAAGAACAGGAGAGCAGTGTTTGTATCTccggggaaagagaggtggaggagattGCAGAGGAGAGATTCTCTCCAACAGAGAGTGTTCCAGAACCTGCACAGCGTCAGACACCCGAGGGAGAGCTGAGCACAGAGAATGCCATCACTCCTCCTCagccagggaggagagggaagcagagCAGAAACAGACCCAGTCAGCCACGCAGACAATCTCCGTCAGGCTCTGGGTCTGCTGATCACCCACAGGAACCAGCTCTCACTGCCAAGACCCTAGAAGACACCTCCCCACCAGGGAAACAAAAGAATAAGAATATGAGGGGACAAAAATCTGCTGCAGATACCAGACAGAGGACACCTGTGAAGGGCAAACCTGAGGCAGAGtccgagaggagaggggaaaacagaaaCATCTCCAGATACCCGACTCCCCCTAGTCCTACCAACCTCTGCCctatctctcctgctctcctacTCAACCAGGAAGTGAACATGGAAGTGCACCAGGAAATGCTTGACAACAGGCCGCTGCCTGGTTGCCAGACAGAAAGCAGGAAGGACATCAATGATAACAATGTGGGGAGTGGCCATATatcttcttctcctccacctcttccctcctcctctcctccccctctctccccctcctcctctcctcctcccagtacCTTCACAGTGCAGCCAGATGAGGACCTCCCCACCCCCATACAGGAGTCCCAGCCTCTCCTCACCACAGTCCAGCCTGTCACCCCACTCCTAGACACCCAGCCTCAATCAACCAATCTTCAGGCAGCCTCCGCAACCCTTTCTACTACCCCTATCGCCCTTCCTAAGCATCCCCCTATACCCACTGAAAGTGTCCGTATGTCCCCTACCCCCTACTCATTCTCATCTCCACCCACGTCAGCCCTGCCCTCGACCCCCAGCCTTACCCAGCCCACCCAGGAGTCTTTGCCACGGCTGGAGGCTCCAACCACAGTGCCTGTCCTAGACATCCGCTGCCAGGCCCAGCCGCAACCAAACCTCCTCACCAAGCCCAACAGACAGATCAAGCCAGTTCAGTCACAAAGCCCACAGGACAGAG